The following coding sequences are from one Thiohalorhabdus sp. Cl-TMA window:
- a CDS encoding two-component system sensor histidine kinase NtrB yields MLSGWTPSLATLRRAVLYRTGLGFLLAALTVGWGQFPPFTQFSIVDLAAALAIEVVVGSWVLYRLRVGGHPLRLAGALVGGDFLAATHLVWFSGPIDGPLVFLYPLAVVSSSFLLGPGVSYYSAAAAFLLQGAGYLAVGGPEPDAAIRGLLLQGLLLVALAALSDGLTSRLHRHEQRAQRRERDVRTLTALADQVLERVDNGLLVVEDQGGIRFTNPQADQFLYPAPAAELDFLNIRAPELFRHFQSWQAGSGPGSGELRGVSPRGDSDHPHVLAFRFTPLGSPEGTATLINLYDLTEARQRQHTQELTERLAALGRLSANLAHEIRNPLSSIQHAGQLLAESGADGRMTGIIQRETKRLNQWVETLLRHLRPPSGQARELEVAPLVESTVRLLGNEGCMPEQGCFEWEVSEGLTVCADEGHLQQILWNLGINAIRHGKIPERGGGLIRGRVASPGRARLEVLDRGPGIPGTSRETVFEPFYTTATQGTGLGLGLVRELVEANRGTISIADRPGGGTCIAVDLPSHCSKRGKG; encoded by the coding sequence CTGGCCATCGAGGTGGTGGTGGGCTCCTGGGTCCTCTACCGCCTCCGGGTGGGTGGCCACCCCCTGCGGCTGGCCGGGGCCCTGGTGGGGGGGGATTTCCTCGCCGCCACGCATCTGGTCTGGTTCTCCGGCCCCATAGACGGCCCCCTGGTCTTCCTCTACCCGCTGGCGGTGGTCTCTTCCAGCTTCCTTCTGGGGCCGGGCGTTTCCTATTACTCGGCGGCGGCTGCCTTCCTGCTCCAGGGGGCGGGCTATCTGGCCGTGGGCGGGCCCGAGCCGGATGCGGCCATCCGCGGGCTGCTCCTGCAAGGACTCCTGCTGGTGGCGCTGGCCGCGCTCAGCGACGGGCTCACCTCCCGGCTCCACCGCCACGAGCAGCGGGCCCAGCGGCGGGAGCGTGATGTCCGAACCCTGACCGCGCTCGCCGACCAGGTGCTGGAACGGGTGGATAACGGCCTGCTCGTGGTGGAGGACCAGGGGGGCATCCGCTTCACCAATCCGCAGGCGGACCAGTTCCTCTATCCGGCACCCGCCGCCGAGCTGGATTTCCTCAATATCCGGGCCCCCGAGCTGTTCCGCCACTTCCAGAGCTGGCAGGCCGGGAGCGGTCCGGGCAGCGGGGAGCTCCGCGGCGTTTCTCCACGGGGTGATTCAGACCATCCCCATGTCCTGGCCTTCCGCTTTACCCCGCTGGGATCCCCGGAAGGCACGGCGACCCTGATCAACCTCTATGACCTGACGGAAGCTCGGCAGCGCCAGCACACCCAGGAGCTCACCGAGCGCCTGGCCGCCCTGGGCCGGCTCTCCGCCAATCTCGCCCATGAGATACGCAACCCGCTGAGCTCCATTCAGCACGCCGGCCAGCTGCTGGCGGAGAGCGGCGCCGACGGTCGCATGACGGGCATTATTCAGCGCGAGACCAAGCGCCTCAACCAGTGGGTGGAGACCCTCCTGCGCCATCTGCGGCCACCTTCCGGTCAGGCCCGGGAGCTGGAGGTCGCTCCGCTGGTGGAGAGCACGGTACGGTTGCTCGGGAACGAGGGATGCATGCCGGAGCAGGGCTGCTTCGAATGGGAGGTCTCCGAGGGCCTGACCGTCTGCGCGGACGAGGGACACCTGCAGCAGATCCTGTGGAACCTCGGCATCAACGCCATCCGCCACGGCAAGATCCCGGAACGGGGCGGGGGCCTCATACGGGGGCGGGTCGCAAGCCCCGGACGGGCGCGGCTCGAAGTGCTGGATCGCGGTCCCGGAATCCCCGGAACATCCCGGGAAACGGTCTTCGAGCCCTTCTACACCACCGCCACCCAGGGCACCGGACTGGGGCTCGGACTGGTACGGGAGCTGGTGGAGGCCAATCGCGGTACAATCTCCATCGCGGACCGCCCGGGCGGCGGGACCTGCATCGCCGTGGATCTGCCAAGCCACTGCTCCAAGAGGGGAAAAGGGTGA